Within the Thermus oshimai DSM 12092 genome, the region ACATGGTGGACGACCCGGAGCTTTTGGACCTGGTGGAGATGGAGGTGCGGGACCTTCTGAACCAGTACGAGTTTCCTGGGGACGAGGTTCCGGTGATCCGTGGGAGTGCGCTTTTAGCGCTGGAGCAGATGCACAAGAACCCCCAGACGAAGCGTGGGGAGAACGAGTGGGTGGANCGGATTTGGGAGNTGTTGGACGCGATTGACGAGTACATTCCCACGCCGGTGCGGGACGTGGACAAGCCGTTCTTGATGCCGGTGGAGGACGTATTTACGATCACGGGTCGTGGGACGGTGGCCACGGGCCGGATTGAGCGGGGGAAGGTGAAGGTTGGGGACGAGGTGGAGATTGTGGGGCTGGCTCCTGAGACGCGGAGGACGGTGGTGACTGGGGTGGAGATGCACCGTAAGACGCTGCAGGAGGGGCTGGCTGGGGACAATGTGGGGTTGTTGTTGCGTGGGGTAAGCCGGGAGGAGGTGGAGCGGGGCCAGGTGTTGGCGAAGCCTGGGAGCATTACTCCGCACACGAAGTTTGAGGCGTCGGTGTACATCTTGAAGAAGGAGGAGGGCGGGCGGCACACGGGGTTTTTTTCGGGGTACCGTCCGCAGTTTTACTTTCGGACGACGGATGTGACGGGGGTGGTGGAGTTGCCCCAGGGGGTGGAGATGGTGATGCCTGGGGACAACGTGACGTTTACGGTGGAGCTGATCAAGCCGGTGGCGTTGGAGGAGGGCTTGCGGTTTGCCATCCGGGAGGGTGGGCGGACCGTGGGCGCCGGCGTGGTCACCAAGATCCTGGAGTGAGGTGAGGCATGCCCAAGATCCGAATCAAGCTGCGGGGCTTTGACCACAAGACCCTGGACGCCTCGGCCCAGAAGATCGTGGAGGCCGCCCGGCGTTCCGGGGCCCAGGTCTCCGGCCCCGTTCCCTTGCCCACCCGGGTGCGCCGCTTCACCGTGATCCGGGGGCCTTTCAAGCACAAGGACTCCCGGGAGCACTTTGAGCTCCGCACCCACAACCGTCTGGTGGACATCATCAACCCCAACCGCAAGACCATCGAAAGCCTCATGTCCCTGGACCTTCCCACCGGGGTGGAGATCGAGATCAAGACCGTGGGAGGTGGCAAGTGAAGGGCATCCTGGGCACCAAGGTGGGCATGACCCGCATCTACAAAGACGACCGGGCCATCCCCGTCACCGTCATCCTGGCGGGGCCCTGCCCGGTGGTCCAGCGCCGCACCCCCGAGAAGGACGGCTACACCGCGGTCCAGCTGGGCTTTCTGCCCCAGAACCCCAAGCGGGTCAACCGTCCCATGAAGGGCCACTTCGCCAAGGCGGGGGTGGAGCCGGTGCGCATCCTTAGGGAGATCCGGGACTTCAGCCCCGAGAAGGACGTGGTGACCGTGGACATCTTCCAGCCTGGGGAGCGGGTGGACATCACCGGCACCTCCAAGGGGCGGGGCACCGCGGGCGTGATGAAGCGCTGGAACTTCGCGGGCGGGCCCGATTCCCACGGCGCCCACAAGATCCACCGCCACCCCGGCTCCATCGGCAACCGCAAGACCCCGGGCCGGGTGTACAAGGGCAAGCGCATGGCGGGCCGCTACGGGGCGGAGCGGGTTACGGTGGTGAACCTCGAGGTGGTGGACGTCATCCCCGAGGAGAACCTCCTTCTGGTCAAGGGCGCGGTGCCCGGGCCCAACGGAGGCCTCCTCATCGTGCGCGAGACCAAGAAGGTGGCCAAGTAAAGGTGAAGGAGGACATGGTGTACCAGATTCCTGTGCTCTCCTCTTCCGGCACCCGGGAGCTTTCCGCCGAGCTGCCGGCGGAGATCAACCCCCACCTGCTTTGGGAGGTGGTGCGCTGGCAGCTGGCGAGCCGCCGCCGGGGCACGGCCAGCACCAAGACCCGGGGGGAGGTGGCCTACTCCAGCCGCAAGATCTATCCCCAGAAGCACACCGGCCGTGCCCGGCACGGGGACATCGGCGCGCCCATCTTCGTGGGCGGCGGGACGGTCTTTGGGCCCAAACCCCGGGACTACAGCTACACCCTGCCCAAGAAGGTGCGGAAGGCGGGCCTGGCCATGGCCGTGGCCGACCGGGCCCGCGAGGGGAAGCTCCTCCTGGTGGAGGACTTCGCTGGGGTGAACGGCCGGACCAAGGAGTTTTTGGCCTGGGCCAAGGGAGCCGGGCTTAACGGGGAGGAGACGGTGCTCCTGGTGGCCCAAGACGAACGGGTCCGCCGGGCGGCCCGCAACCTGCCCTGGGTGGTCACCCTGGCCCCGGAGGGCCTGAACGTGTACGACATCCTGCGCACCGAGCGCCTGGTCATGGACCTTGCGGCCTGGCAGGCCTTCCAGGCCCGCCTGGGGGGTGAGGCATGAAGACCGCGTACGATGTGATCCTGGCCCCCGTGCTCTCGGAGAAGGCCTACGCCGGCTTCGCCGAGGGCAAGTACACCTTCTGGGTCCACCCCAAGGCCACCAAGACGGAGATCAAGAACGCGGTGGAGGAGGCCTTTAAGGTCAAGGTGGTGGGGGTGAACACCCTCAAGGTGCGGGGGAAGAAGAAGCGCCTGGGCCGCTACATGGGCCGGCGCCCCGACCGCAAGAAGGCCATCGTGCAGGTGGCCCCCGGGCAGAAGATCGAGGCCTTGGAGGGCCTCATCTAAAAGACCATCCGGGAGGGGAGCCCGGGCCCCGATCCGGAGGGAGGAAACCCAATGGGGATCAAGAAGTTCAAACCCTACACGCCGAGCCGCCGCTTCATGACGGTGGCGGACTTCTCCGAGATCACCAAGACCGAGCCGGAGAAGTCCCTGGTCAAGCCCCTGAAGAAGACGGGTGGGCGGAACAACCAGGGCCGCATCACCGTGCGCTTCCGTGGGGGCGGGCACAAAAGGCTTTACCGCATCATCGACTTCAAGCGCTGGGACAAGGCGGGCATCCCCGCCAAGGTGGCGGCCATAGAGTACGACCCCAACCGCTCCGCCCGCATCGCCCTCCTCCACTACGCCGATGGGGAGAAGCGCTACATCATCGCCCCCGAGGGCCTGCAGGTGGGCCAGCAGGTTCTGAGCGGGCCCGATGCCCCCATCGCCGTGGGCAACGCCCTCCCCTTGCGCTTCATCCCCGTGGGCACCGTGGTGCACGCGGTGGAGCTGGAGCCCAAGAAGGGGGCCAAGCTCGCCCGCTCCGCGGGGACCAGCACCCAGATCCAGGGCCGGGAGGGGGACTACGTGATCCTGCGCCTGCCTTCTGGGGAGCTCCGCAAGGTCCACGGGGAGTGCTACGCCACCGTGGGGGCGGTGGGCAACGCGGACCACAAGAACATCGTCCTGGGCAAGGCCGGGCGCACCCGCTGGCTTGGGCGCAAGCCCCACGTGCGCGGTGCGGCCATGAACCCGGTGGACCACCCCCACGGCGGTGGTGAGGGCCGGGCCCCCCGGGGCCGTCCCCCCGCTTCCCCCTGGGGCTGGCAGACCAAGGGGCTTAAGACCAGGAAGCGCCGCAAGCCCTCCAGCCGCTTCATCATCGCCCGGCGCAAGAAGTGAGGTGAGGTATGCCGCGTAGCTTGAAGAAAGGCGTCTTCGTAGATGACCACCTCCTGGAGAAGGTGCTGGAGCTGAACGCCAAGGGCGAGAAGCGGCTCATCAAGACCTGGAGCCGCCGCTCCACCATCGTCCCGGAGATGGTCGGCCACACCATTGCCGTCTACAACGGCAAGCAGCACGTGCCCGTCTACATCACGGAGAACATGGTGGGCCACAAGCTGGGTGAGTTCGCCCCCACCCGCACCTACCGGGGGCACGGCAAAGAGGCCAAGGCCACCAAGAAGAAGTAGCCATGGAAGCGAAAGCCATTGCCCGATACGTGCGCATCGCCCCCAGGAAGGTCCGGCTGGTGGTGGACCTGATCCGGGGGAAGAGCCTCGAGGAGGCCCGCGCCCTCCTGCGCTACACCCCCAAGCGGGGGGCCTACCACGTGGCCAAGGTGCTGGAGTCCGCCGCCGCCAACGCCGTGAACAACCACGACATGCTGGAGGACCGCCTCTACGTGAAGGCGGCCTTCGTGGACGAGGGCCCCGCCCTCAAGCGGGTTCTGCCCCGGGCCCGGGGCCGGGCGGACATCATCAAGAAGAAGACCAGCCACATCACCATCATCCTGGGGGAGAAGCATGGGAAATAAAATCCACCCCATCGGTTTTCGGCTCGGCATCACCCGGGACTGGGAGTCCCGCTGGTACGCGGGCAAGAGGCAGTACCGCCACCTTCTGGTGGAGGACCAGAACATCCGCGAGTTCCTCACCAAGGAGCTCTACCCCGCGGGGCTGGCCCGGATTGACATCGAGCGGGCGGCGGACAACGTGGCCGTGACCGTGCACGTGGCCAAGCCCGGCGTGGTCATCGGCCGGGGGGGGGAGAAGATCAAGGTCCTCCGCGACCAGCTCTCCAAGCTCACCGGGAAGAACGTGGCCCTGAACGTCCAGGAGATCCACAACCCCAACCTCTCCGCGCCCCTGGTGGCCCAGCGGGTGGCGGAGCAGATCGAAAGGCGCTTCGCCGTGCGCCGGGCCATCAAGCAGGCGGTGCAGCGGGTCATGGAGTCCGGGGCCAAGGGGGCCAAGGTCATCGTTTCGGGCCGCATCGGCGGGGCGGAGCAGGCCCGCACCGAGTGGGCCGCGGAGGGCCGGGTGCCCCTTCACACCCTGCGTGCTAACATAGACTACGGCTTTGCCCTGGCCCGCACCACCTATGGGGTGCTGGGGGTTAAGGCGTACGTCTTCCTGGGCGAGGTGATCGGCGGCCAGAAGTCCAAGGCCCGCCCCGAGGCCCCGAAAGGGGAGGAGCGGCCCCGCCGCCGCCGCCCGGCCGTGCGCGTGAAGAAGGAGGAGTAGGCCATGCTGATGCCCAGGCGCATGAAGTACCGGAAGCAGCACCGCGGCCGCATGCGGGGGGCCGCCAAGGGTGGGGACTACGTGGCCTTCGGGGACTATGGCCTCGTGGCCCTCGAGCCCGCCTGGATCACCTCCCAGCAGATCGAGGCCGCCCGTGTGGCCATGGTGCGCCACTTCCGGCGCGGCGGGAAGATCTTCATCCGCATCTTCCCCGACAAGCCCTACACCAAGAAGCCCCTGGAGGTGCGGATGGGTAAGGGGAAGGGCAACGTGGAGGGGTACGTGGCCGTGGTCAAGCCGGGCCGGGTGATGTTTGAGGTGGCGGGGGTCACGGAGGAGCAGGCCCTCGAGGCCCTGCGCATCGCCGGCCACAAGCTCCCCATCAAGACCAAGATCGTGCGGAGGGACGCCTACGATGAAGCTCAGTGAGGTCAAAAAGGCCCTGGAGGAGGCCCGCAAGCTCTCCCCGGTGGAGCTGGAGAAGCTCATCCGGCAGAAGAAGCGGGAGCTCATGGAGCTCCGCTTCCAGGCCTCCATCGGCCAGCTCTCCCAGAACCACAAGATCCGGGAGACGCGGAAGATGATCGCCCGGCTCCTCACGGTCTGGAACGAGAAGAGGAGGCAGAATGCCTAAGAAGGTGCTGACCGGGGTGGTGGTGAGCGACAAGATGCAGAAGACCGTGGCGGTCCTGGTGGAGCGCCAGTTCCCCCACCCCCTTTACGGCAAGGTCATCAAGCGGTCTAAAAAGTACCTGGCGCACGACCCCAACGACGAGTACAAGGTGGGGGACGTGGTGGAGATCATCGAGGCCCGCCCCATCTCCAAGCGCAAGCGCTTCCGGGTCCTGCGCCGGGTGGAGGAGGGCCGGATGGACCTGGTGGAGAAGTACCTGGTCCGCCGCCAGAACTACCTGAGCCTTTCCAAGCGGGGAGGTAAGGCATGATCCAGCCCCAGACCTACCTGGAGGTGGCCGACAACACCGGGGCCCGCAAGATCATGTGCATCCGGGTGCTCAAGGGGAGCAACGCCAAGTACGCCACCGTGGGGGACGTCATCGTGGCCAGCGTCAAGGAGGCCATCCCCCGGGCTTCGGTGAAGAAGGGGGACGTGGTCAAGGCGGTGGTGGTGCGCACCAAGAAGGAGGTCAAGCGCCCCGACGGCTCCGCCATCCGCTTTGACGACAACGCCGCGGTGATCATCAACAACCAGCTGGAGCCCAGGGGAACCCGGGTCTTCGGCCCCGTGGCCCGGGAGCTCAGGGAGAAGGGCTTCATGAAGATCGTCTCCCTGGCGCCGGAGGTGCTCTGATGCAGCCCAAGCTACACGTGAAGAAGGGGGACACCGTCTTGGTGGCCTCCGGGAAGTACAAGGGGCGGACCGGTAAGGTCAAGCAGGTCCTGCCCAAGAAGTACGCGGTCATCGTGGAGGGGGTGAACATCGTCAAGAAGGCGGTGCGCCCCAGCCCCAAGCACCCCCAGGGCGGCTTTGTGGAGCAGGAGGCCCCCCTGCACGCCTCCAAGGTGCGGCCCATCTGCCCTTCCTGCGGCAAGCCCACCCGGGTGCGCAAGAAGGTTCTGGAGGACGGCCGTAAGGTGCGGGCCTGCGCCAAGTGCGGCGGCGTTCTAGACGTGGAGGAGTGAGATGCCTCTGGAAGTGGCCCTGAAGAAGAAGTACTACGAGGAAGTCCGGCCCGAGCTCATCCGCCGCTTCGGGTACCAGAACATCTGGGAGGTGCCCCGCCTGGAGAAGGTGGTGGTGAACCAGGGGCTGGGGGAGGCCAAGGAGGACGCCCGCATCCTGGAGAAGGCGGCTCGGGAGCTGGCCCTCATCACCGGCCAGAAGCCCGCCGTCACCCGGGCCAAGAAGTCCATCTCCAACTTCAAGCTCCGCAAGGGCATGCCCATCGGCCTTAGGGTCACCCTGCGGGGGGATCGGATGTGGATCTTCCTGGAGAAGCTCCTCAACGTGGCCCTGCCCCGCATCCGCGACTTCCGGGGCGTGAACCCGAATAGCTTTGACGGCCGGGGGAACTACAACCTGGGCCTCCGGGAGCAGCTCATCTTCCCCGAGATCACCTACGACATGGTGGATGCCCTGAGGGGGATGGACATCGCGGTGGTCACCACCGCCAAGACCGACGAGGAGGCCCGGGCCCTGTTGGAGCTTTTGGGCTTCCCCTTCCGCAAGTGAGGGCGAGATGGCGAGAAAAGCGCTGATTGAGAAGGCCAAAAGGACCCCTAAGTTCAAGGTGCGGGCCTACACCCGGTGCGTGCGCTGCGGGCGGGCCAGGAGCGTTTACCGCTACTTCGGCATCTGCCGGCTTTGCCTGAGGGAGCTCGCGCACAAGGGGCAGCTGCCCGGGGTGAGGAAGGCCAGCTGGTAGGGCGGTGGCCGGTCGGGGGGTTTCCCTCGAGACCGCACGGCCTAAGGGCATGAGGTAAAAGGAGAGAGGAAATGCTGACGGACCCCATCGCCGACATGCTGACCCGGATTCGGAACGCCACCCGGGTCTACAAGGAGAGCACGGAGGTGCCCGCCTCCCGCCTCAAGGAGGAGATCCTCAGGATCCTGGCGCGGGAGGGCTTCATCAAGGGGTACGAGCGGGTGGAGGTGGACGGCAAGCCCGTCTTGCGCATCCACCTCAAGTACGGTCCCCGGCGCCAGGGCCCCGACCCCAGGCCCGAGCAGGTCATCAACCACATCCGCCGCATCAGTCGGCCCGGGCGGCGGGTGTACGTGGGGGTGAAGGAGATCCCCCGGGTGCGCCGGGGCTTGGGGATCGCCATCCTTTCCACGTCCAAGGGCGTCCTCACCGACCGCGAGGCCAGGAAGCTCGGCGTGGGCGGCGAGCTCATCTGCGAGGTGTGGTGATGTCTAGGATCGGCAAGATGCCCATTCCCTTGCCCAAGGGGGTGACCGTGGAGGTGACCCCGGGGCTCGTGAGGGTGAAGGGGCCCAAGGGCGAGCTTTCCGTGCCCGTGAGCCCCGAGATGAAGATCACGGTGGAAGACGGGGTGGTCCGGGTGGAGCGCCCCTCGGACGACCGCCGCCATCGAAGCCTCCACGGCCTCACCCGCACCCTCATCGCCAACGCGGTGAAGGGGGTGGCCGAGGGGTACGCCAAGGAGCTCCTCATCAAGGGCATCGGCTACCGGGCCCGGCTGGTGGGGCGGGCGGTGGAGCTTTCCGTGGGCTACAGCCACCCGGTGGTGGTGGAGCCCCCGGAGGGGATCACCTTTGAGGTGCCCGAGCCCACCAAGATCCGGGTCCTGGGGATTGACAAGCAGAAGGTGGGCCAGGTGGCCGCCAACCTGAGGGCCATCAAGAAGCCCAGCGCCTACCACGAGAAGGGCATCTACTACGCGGGCGAGCCCGTCCGCCTCAAGCCCGGCAAGGCTGGGGCCAAGAAGTAGGAGGAGGCATGGCACGGCTAACCGCTTTTGAGCGTCGGAAGTTCCGGGTGCGCAACCGCGTCAAGCGCTCCGGGCGTCTCAGGCTTTCCGTTTTCCGCAGCCTCAACCACATCTACGCCCAGATCATCGACGACGAGAAGGGCGAAACCCTGGTGGCCGCTTCCAGCCTGGCCCTGAAGCTGAAGGGCAACAAGACGGAGGTGGCCCGGCAGGTGGGGCGGGCCTTGGCGGAGAAGGCCTTGGCCAAGGGGATCAAGCAGGTGGCCTTTGACCGCGGGCCTTACAAGTACCACGGCCGGGTGAAGGCCCTGGCCGAGGGGGCCCGGGAGGGTGGCCTCGAGTTCTAAGGAGGGACCATGCCCGAGACCGATTTTGAGGAGAAGATGATCCTGGTGCGGCGCACCGCCAAGACCTACCAGGGCGGCCGCCGCTTCCGCTTCGGCGCCCTGGTGGTGGTGGGGGACCGGCAGGGCCGGGTGGGCCTGGGCCTGGGCAAGGCCAAGGAGGTGCCCCTGGCGGTGCAGAAGGCGGGGTACTACGCCCGCCGCAACATGGTGGAGGTGCCCCTTCTGAACGGCACCATCCCCCACGAGGTGGAGGTGGAGTACGGGGCCTCCAAGATCCTCCTCAAGCCCGCGGCCCCCGGCACCGGGGTGATCGCGGGGGCCGTGCCCCGGGCCATCCTGGAGCTTGCCGGGGTGACGGACATCCTCACCAAGGAGCTGGGGAGCCGCAACCCCATCAACATCGCCTACGCCACCCTCGAGGCCCTGCGCCAGCTTAAGACCAAGGACGAGGTGGCCCGCCTCAGGAAGGGCAAGGAGGAGTGATGCCCAGGCTCAAGGTCAAGCTGGTGAAAAGCCCCATCGGCTACCCCAAGGACCAGAAGGCGGCCCTTAAAGCCCTGGGGCTCACCCGCCTGCAGAAGGAGCGGGTGCTGGAGGATACCCCCGCCGTCCGGGGCAACGTGGAGAAGGTCCGCCACCTTCTCCAGGTGGAGGTGCTGGAATGAAGCTCACGGATCTAAAGCCCAATCCAGGGGCCAACAAAAAGCGCAAGCGCGTGGGCCGGGGGCCGGGCTCCGGGCACGGCAAGACGGCCACCCGGGGCCACAAGGGCCAGAAGTCCCGCTCCGGCGGGCTTAAGGACCCCCGCCGCTTTGAGGGCGGGCGCTCCACCACCCTGATGCGCCTGCCCAAGCGGGGCATGCAGGGCCAGGTGCCCGGGGAGATCAAGCGCCCCAAGTACCAGGGGGTGAACCTCAAGGACCTGGCCCGCTTTGAGGGGGAGGTGACCCCGGAGCTTCTGGTCCAGGCCGGCCTCCTCAAGAAGGGGTACCGGCTGAAGGTCCTGGGGGAAGGGGAGGCCAAGCCCCTTAAGGTGGTGGCCCACGCCTTCTCCAAGAGCGCCTTGGAAAAGCTGAAGGCCGCGGGCGGCGAGCCCGTCCTTCTGGAGGCCTAAGATGCTGAAGGCCTTCCGGAGCGCCCTCCAGATCCCCGAGCTCCGCCAGCGCATCCTCTTCACCCTCTTGGTGCTGGCCGCCTACCGCCTGGGGGCCTTTATCCCCACCCCGGGGGTGGACCTGGACAAGATCCAGGAGTTCCTGCGCACCACCCAGGGTGGGGTGTTCGGCATCATCAACCTCTTCTCCGGCGGGAACTTTGAGCGCTTCTCCATCTTCGCCTTGGGGATCATGCCCTACATCACCGCGGCCATCATCATGCAGCTTCTGGTCACGGTGGTCCCGGCCCTGGAGAAGCTCTCCAAGGAGGGGGAGGAGGGCCGCCGCGTCATCAACCAGTACACCCGGATCGGCGGCATCGCTCTGGGGGCCTTCCAGGGCTTCTTCCTGGCCACGGCCTTCCTGGGGGCCGAAGGGGGGCGGTTCCTCTTGCCCGGCTGGTCCCCGGGGCCCTTCTTCTGGATGGTGGTGGTGGTCACCCAGGTGGCGGGCATCGCCCTCCTCCTCTGGATGGCGGAGCGCATCACGGAGTACGGCATCGGCAACGGCACCAGCATGATCATCTTCGCTGGCATCGTGGTGGACTGGCTGCCCCAGCTCCTGCGTACCGTGGGCCTCATCCGCACCGGGGAGGTGAACCTGGTGGCCTTCCTCTTCTTCCTGGCCTTCATCGTCCTGGCCTTTGCCGGGATGGTGGCGGTGCAGCAGGCAGAACGGCGCATCCCCGTCCAGTACGCCCGCAAGGTGGTGGGCCGCCGGGTGTATGGGGGGCAGGCCACCTACATCCCCATCAAGCTGAACGCCGCCGGGGTCATCCCCATCGTCTTCGCCGCGGCCATCCTGCAGATCCCCATCTTCCTCGCCGCCCCCTTCCAGGACAACCCCGTCCTCCAGGCCATCGCCAACTTCTTCACCCCCACCCGCCTCTCCGGCCTCCTCATCGAGGTGGTCCTCATCGTCCTTTTCACCTACGTGTACACCGCGGTGCAGTTTGACCCCAAGCGCATCGCGGAAAGCCTCCGGGAGTACGGGGGCTTCATCCCCGGCATCCGCCCGGGGGAGCCCACGGTGAAGTTCCTGGAGCACATCGTCTCCCGCCTCACCCTGTGGGGGGCGCTCTTCTTGGGGCTGGTGGCCGCCCTGCCCCAGATCATCCAGAACCTCACCGGGGTCCAGAGCATCGCCTTCTCTGGGATAGGGCTCCTCATCGTGGTGGGCGTGGCCCTGGACACCTTGAGGCAGATTGAAAGCCAGCTGATGCTCCGGAACTACGAGGGGTTCCTCTCCAAGGGCCGCATCCGCGGCCGCACCCGCTAGGAGGCAGCATGGGGGAAGCGGTGATCTTCTTGGGGCCGCCGGGGGCGGGGAAGGGCACCCAGGCGGCGAGGCTTTCCGAGGAGCTGGGCTTTAAGAAGCTCTCCACGGGGGACCTCCTCCGGGACCACGTGGCCCGAAAGACCCCTTTGGGGGAACGGGTGCGCCCCATCATGGAGCGGGGCGACCTGGTGCCCGACGACCTCATCCTGGACCTCATCCGGGAGGAGCTCTCGGAGCGGGTGATCCTGGACGGCTTCCCCCGCACCCTGCCCCAGGCCGAGGCCCTGGACGAGCTCCTTAAGGAGACGGGGATGAGGCTTCTTGGGGTGGTGCTGGTGGAGGTGCCGGAGGAGGAGCTTATCAAGCGCATGCTCAGGCGGGCGGAGCTCGAGGGCCGCGCGGACGACAACGAGGAGACCATCCGCCGCCGCCTCGAGGTCTACCGGGAGAAGACCGAGCCGCTGGTGCGCTACTATGGGGAGCGGGGCGTGCTCCGGCGGGTGGAGGGCTTAGGGACCCCCGATGAGGTCTACGCCCGCATCCGGGCCGCCCTGGGAATCTGATGGCCATCAAACTGAAAAGCCCCTGGGAGATCGAGCGCATGCGGGAAGCGGGCGCCCTCCTCACCGAGGTGGTGGAGGAGGTGGGCCGCCACGTGGAGCCCGGCATCACTACCAAGGAGCTGGACCGGATCGCCTACGAGGCCATCAAAAGGCGCAAGGCCAAGCCGGCCTTCCTCGGGCTTTACGGCTTCCCCGCCACCTTGTGCACCTCGGTGAACGAGGTGGTGGTCCACGGCATCCCCTCCGACGAGCCCCTGAAGGAGGGGGACATCCTCTCCGTGGACGTGGGCCTCATCTACGGGGGCTTCGCCGCGGACATGGCCCGCACCTTCCCCGTGGGGCGGGTCTCCCCGGAGGCGGAAAGGCTCATCCGCGACACGGAGGAGGCCTTCTGGGAGGGGTTTAAGTACCTCCGGCCGGGCTACCGCACCGGGGACGTGGGCCACGCGGTGCAGACCTTTTTGGAAGCCCGGGGCTACGGGGTGGTGCGGGAGTTCGTGGGCCACGGGGTGGGGCGGGAGATCCACGAGGACCCCAAGCTCCCCAACTTCGGAAAACCCGGCACCGGCCCCAAGATCCGCCCCGGCATGACCCTGGCCCTGGAGCCCATGGTGACCCTAAGGCCAGCCCCTGTGGTAATATTGGAAGATGGCTGGACGGCGAGCGCCGGTAAGGGCAACCTCGCCGCCCACTACGAGAACACCGTCTTGGTGACGGAGGAGGGCCCGGAGCTTCTCACCGGGAAGCCCCTGGTGCGGGCGAGGTAGGGTATGGCGAAGGAGAAGGACACCATACGGGCGGAGGGCGTGATTACGGAGGCGCTTCCCAACGCGACCTTTCGCGTGAAGCTGGACTCGGGGCCGGAGATTCTGGCCTACATCTCCGGCAAGATGCGCATG harbors:
- the rpsH gene encoding 30S ribosomal protein S8 — protein: MLTDPIADMLTRIRNATRVYKESTEVPASRLKEEILRILAREGFIKGYERVEVDGKPVLRIHLKYGPRRQGPDPRPEQVINHIRRISRPGRRVYVGVKEIPRVRRGLGIAILSTSKGVLTDREARKLGVGGELICEVW
- the rplF gene encoding 50S ribosomal protein L6, with protein sequence MSRIGKMPIPLPKGVTVEVTPGLVRVKGPKGELSVPVSPEMKITVEDGVVRVERPSDDRRHRSLHGLTRTLIANAVKGVAEGYAKELLIKGIGYRARLVGRAVELSVGYSHPVVVEPPEGITFEVPEPTKIRVLGIDKQKVGQVAANLRAIKKPSAYHEKGIYYAGEPVRLKPGKAGAKK
- the rplR gene encoding 50S ribosomal protein L18, whose protein sequence is MARLTAFERRKFRVRNRVKRSGRLRLSVFRSLNHIYAQIIDDEKGETLVAASSLALKLKGNKTEVARQVGRALAEKALAKGIKQVAFDRGPYKYHGRVKALAEGAREGGLEF
- the rpsE gene encoding 30S ribosomal protein S5; protein product: MPETDFEEKMILVRRTAKTYQGGRRFRFGALVVVGDRQGRVGLGLGKAKEVPLAVQKAGYYARRNMVEVPLLNGTIPHEVEVEYGASKILLKPAAPGTGVIAGAVPRAILELAGVTDILTKELGSRNPINIAYATLEALRQLKTKDEVARLRKGKEE
- the rpmD gene encoding 50S ribosomal protein L30, whose product is MPRLKVKLVKSPIGYPKDQKAALKALGLTRLQKERVLEDTPAVRGNVEKVRHLLQVEVLE
- the rplO gene encoding 50S ribosomal protein L15, which encodes MKLTDLKPNPGANKKRKRVGRGPGSGHGKTATRGHKGQKSRSGGLKDPRRFEGGRSTTLMRLPKRGMQGQVPGEIKRPKYQGVNLKDLARFEGEVTPELLVQAGLLKKGYRLKVLGEGEAKPLKVVAHAFSKSALEKLKAAGGEPVLLEA
- the secY gene encoding preprotein translocase subunit SecY; the encoded protein is MLKAFRSALQIPELRQRILFTLLVLAAYRLGAFIPTPGVDLDKIQEFLRTTQGGVFGIINLFSGGNFERFSIFALGIMPYITAAIIMQLLVTVVPALEKLSKEGEEGRRVINQYTRIGGIALGAFQGFFLATAFLGAEGGRFLLPGWSPGPFFWMVVVVTQVAGIALLLWMAERITEYGIGNGTSMIIFAGIVVDWLPQLLRTVGLIRTGEVNLVAFLFFLAFIVLAFAGMVAVQQAERRIPVQYARKVVGRRVYGGQATYIPIKLNAAGVIPIVFAAAILQIPIFLAAPFQDNPVLQAIANFFTPTRLSGLLIEVVLIVLFTYVYTAVQFDPKRIAESLREYGGFIPGIRPGEPTVKFLEHIVSRLTLWGALFLGLVAALPQIIQNLTGVQSIAFSGIGLLIVVGVALDTLRQIESQLMLRNYEGFLSKGRIRGRTR
- a CDS encoding adenylate kinase, whose amino-acid sequence is MGEAVIFLGPPGAGKGTQAARLSEELGFKKLSTGDLLRDHVARKTPLGERVRPIMERGDLVPDDLILDLIREELSERVILDGFPRTLPQAEALDELLKETGMRLLGVVLVEVPEEELIKRMLRRAELEGRADDNEETIRRRLEVYREKTEPLVRYYGERGVLRRVEGLGTPDEVYARIRAALGI
- the map gene encoding type I methionyl aminopeptidase gives rise to the protein MAIKLKSPWEIERMREAGALLTEVVEEVGRHVEPGITTKELDRIAYEAIKRRKAKPAFLGLYGFPATLCTSVNEVVVHGIPSDEPLKEGDILSVDVGLIYGGFAADMARTFPVGRVSPEAERLIRDTEEAFWEGFKYLRPGYRTGDVGHAVQTFLEARGYGVVREFVGHGVGREIHEDPKLPNFGKPGTGPKIRPGMTLALEPMVTLRPAPVVILEDGWTASAGKGNLAAHYENTVLVTEEGPELLTGKPLVRAR
- the infA gene encoding translation initiation factor IF-1 yields the protein MAKEKDTIRAEGVITEALPNATFRVKLDSGPEILAYISGKMRMHYIRILPGDRVVVEITPYDPTRGRIVYRK